A single genomic interval of Leptospira dzoumogneensis harbors:
- a CDS encoding LIC13081 family protein, whose product MATTTIAFTVPISLSRAFDYVSNFERLPDWSGNILSFKKNESTPGFQVKSKFWFFAYKFEYQILESKYPSRLVLRIKSRFSDQTETFSFYPDPKGSDTDTKILFTSQMELSGLSKIFRSWIFSKVFENTRKDIRKLQEILSQGKTLGIRNFQVIHD is encoded by the coding sequence ATGGCGACGACTACTATTGCTTTTACTGTGCCGATCTCTTTGAGCAGAGCGTTCGATTACGTTTCTAATTTCGAACGTTTGCCTGACTGGTCGGGAAATATTCTCTCCTTTAAGAAAAATGAAAGTACTCCCGGGTTTCAAGTGAAATCTAAGTTTTGGTTTTTCGCATATAAGTTCGAATACCAAATTTTAGAATCTAAGTATCCGAGCAGATTGGTCCTCCGTATCAAAAGTAGATTTTCAGATCAGACCGAGACCTTCTCTTTTTATCCCGACCCTAAAGGTTCGGATACCGACACTAAGATACTTTTTACAAGCCAGATGGAATTATCCGGACTTTCTAAAATTTTTAGGTCTTGGATCTTCTCCAAGGTGTTCGAAAATACTAGAAAAGACATCCGAAAACTACAGGAAATTCTTTCTCAAGGCAAAACCTTAGGGATACGTAATTTTCAGGTGATACATGATTGA
- a CDS encoding NAD(P)/FAD-dependent oxidoreductase, whose product MEEVQTKKLAVIGGGAAGFFGAIQTRILSEGRIPVQLYEKSPNVLSKVKISGGGRCNVTHSCFDPEELSKRYPRGEKELKRAFEIFQPKDTIRFFESRGVKLKAEQDGRMFPVTDNSETIIDCLLEEAKKSGVKIRTKISILGIYKNEDPNGKRFRIQTEEGEEYFDFVLVASGSSRKVWGWLENMGHTIESPVPSLFTFEISDPLLDGFQGLTVSDVEIIFKNSKLKQRGPILFTHWGLSGPAVLKLSAWAARELFDSDYKAELLVDWVPNYSRQELREIFLEKKKDSPSKKPGSRSEFDLPSRFWERVWEKSCGPEKRWSEISSKELHQAEKILKRTVLKVSGKGVFKDEFVTCGGVRRKEVDFSKMESRFHPGLYFAGEVLDIDGITGGFNFQNAWTTSYIAAKAISAN is encoded by the coding sequence ATGGAAGAAGTCCAAACCAAAAAATTAGCAGTGATCGGCGGCGGTGCCGCCGGTTTTTTCGGAGCCATCCAAACTAGAATTCTTTCGGAAGGAAGGATACCAGTCCAATTGTACGAAAAATCTCCCAACGTATTGTCCAAAGTGAAAATTTCAGGAGGAGGAAGATGTAATGTCACTCATTCCTGTTTTGATCCTGAAGAATTATCCAAACGTTATCCAAGAGGGGAGAAGGAACTCAAAAGGGCATTCGAGATCTTCCAGCCGAAGGATACGATCCGTTTTTTCGAATCCAGAGGAGTGAAATTAAAAGCGGAACAAGACGGAAGAATGTTCCCTGTCACCGATAATTCGGAAACTATCATCGATTGTTTATTAGAAGAAGCCAAAAAATCAGGGGTCAAGATCCGAACTAAAATTTCTATATTAGGAATTTATAAAAATGAGGATCCAAACGGTAAAAGATTCAGGATACAAACGGAAGAAGGAGAAGAATATTTCGATTTCGTTCTGGTAGCAAGCGGATCTTCCCGTAAGGTCTGGGGATGGCTTGAAAATATGGGCCATACTATCGAATCTCCCGTTCCTTCATTATTCACATTCGAGATCTCGGATCCATTGCTGGACGGATTCCAAGGATTGACTGTCTCCGATGTGGAGATTATATTCAAAAATTCTAAACTAAAACAAAGAGGCCCCATTCTTTTTACTCATTGGGGTTTGAGCGGTCCTGCGGTCCTAAAACTTTCCGCCTGGGCGGCGCGGGAATTATTCGATTCGGATTATAAAGCAGAGTTACTTGTGGATTGGGTGCCTAATTATTCCAGACAAGAATTGAGAGAAATATTTTTGGAAAAGAAGAAGGATAGTCCTTCTAAAAAGCCGGGAAGTCGTTCCGAGTTCGATCTTCCATCCAGATTTTGGGAAAGAGTTTGGGAGAAGTCCTGTGGCCCTGAAAAAAGATGGTCCGAAATTTCTTCCAAAGAATTGCACCAAGCGGAAAAGATCTTGAAAAGAACAGTTTTGAAAGTTTCCGGCAAGGGAGTTTTTAAAGATGAATTCGTAACCTGTGGAGGAGTTCGCCGCAAGGAAGTGGACTTTTCCAAAATGGAAAGTAGATTTCATCCGGGATTGTATTTCGCAGGAGAGGTTTTAGACATAGACGGGATCACCGGCGGGTTCAATTTCCAAAACGCTTGGACTACTTCTTATATTGCAGCTAAAGCCATATCTGCGAATTAA
- a CDS encoding pirin family protein yields the protein MGFRRITGTRIAEKTIEGGGFPVRRPFPVPQFSYWDPFLLLDEMGPVVYEPGKAIGAPDHPHRGFETVTYLLSGEMEHRDSWGHAGKLKEGGIQWMTAGAGLVHSELPSADFQSRGGRMHGFQIWVNLPRDKKLISPNYQEMDSSQLPVAEKEGVWAKVIAGELWGTNAIIQTQTPIVFFHLKLSPGSYAEVPVPKDYNILAYPFVGGGTIIDSDAEHDLVEGETVFYQGGEGSIGLRAPENFAWEVLILGGQPLNEPVARYGPFVMSTPQEIQQAFEDYSAGKMGTI from the coding sequence ATGGGTTTTAGACGAATAACCGGAACAAGAATCGCCGAAAAAACTATCGAAGGTGGAGGATTTCCAGTCCGCAGACCGTTCCCAGTTCCGCAATTTTCATACTGGGACCCGTTTTTACTTTTGGATGAAATGGGACCTGTAGTTTACGAGCCAGGCAAAGCAATCGGCGCTCCGGATCATCCTCATAGAGGATTTGAGACCGTTACCTATCTTTTATCCGGCGAAATGGAACATAGAGATTCCTGGGGACATGCTGGAAAATTAAAAGAAGGCGGCATACAATGGATGACTGCAGGAGCGGGCCTTGTACATTCCGAACTTCCTTCCGCAGATTTTCAGTCCAGAGGCGGAAGAATGCATGGATTCCAGATCTGGGTCAATCTCCCAAGGGATAAAAAACTTATTTCCCCGAATTATCAGGAAATGGATTCATCCCAGCTTCCAGTGGCGGAAAAAGAAGGAGTTTGGGCAAAGGTAATCGCGGGAGAACTTTGGGGAACGAATGCGATCATCCAAACTCAGACTCCGATCGTATTCTTTCATTTGAAACTTTCTCCTGGTTCTTATGCAGAAGTGCCTGTGCCAAAAGATTATAATATTTTGGCGTATCCATTCGTGGGCGGAGGTACTATAATCGACTCGGATGCGGAACACGATCTTGTAGAAGGCGAGACGGTATTTTACCAGGGTGGAGAAGGTAGTATAGGCCTTCGTGCCCCTGAAAATTTTGCCTGGGAAGTATTGATCCTGGGAGGACAACCATTGAATGAGCCGGTGGCACGTTATGGTCCTTTTGTGATGAGCACTCCTCAAGAGATACAGCAGGCATTTGAGGATTATTCTGCAGGAAAAATGGGGACAATATAA